CACGCTGCCCACCATCCCGATCTTGAAGGCAGCCACCGGCATGTCTTCCAGCACCGCGCGCGCCTGCGCAATGACCAAGGCGGCGTCGATGGCCGTGTATCCTTGCACCTGCTGGGTATCCTGCACCGTGATTGCCGTAATTACCGGCGCCGCATGGCAGCCCATACTCGCAAGCGTCTCGATATCGGCCTGAATGCCCGCCCCGCCAGTGGAGTCGCAGCCGGCAAAAACCATGACCACCGGAATGGATTGTTGCTCAGTCATACTCACACGTCCTTGAAAAGCGATAATTGTACCGCCATTATGTCTGCATATATTGAAATTTTACACCGTTATAGCATTTCGCTCGCCACAAAAAAAATGCGAAGATTCGCTCCGGAATAATACCGGATTTCGCTTGATTAGACTTGGAGCACGTTTGTGACAGTTCAGACACTGGAATTAAAAACCTATATGTGTGTAATTTGCGGTTTCGTTTATGATGAGGCCGTAGGCCTGCCCGCAGAAGGGATTGCGCCCGGCACCCGCTGGGAGGATGTGCCGCTTACATGGCGCTGCCCGGATTGCGGGGCAGGCAAGGAAGATTTCGAGATGATGGAAATTTAGAGCCTATCCGCGAGCAAGTCATCCCTGCGGAAAAACAAAAGCCAGCCCGGAGGCTGGCTTTTGTATGACTCGATTCTGGCTTATTACAGAGCCAAAACGAAATCTACCAGCTTTTCGATGTTGGCATCGGAAACGCGGGGGGAGTAGGGAGGCATTGGCACGCCGCCGGTCACTGCGGTCCAGTTACCTTTGCCACCGGCCTTGACCTTGGCAACCAGCTCAGCTTTGGCACCGGCATTACCCTTGTATTTGGCGGCGACATCTTTCCAAGCTGGGCCAACAACTTTCTTTTCTACGCTGTGGCAAGCCAAGCAACCACTGGCCTTGGCCAGCTCCAGATCTGCGCTGGCCTGACCTGCGCCCAGCAACATTACGGCTGCGGCGGAAACACCCAACAAACGTGCTCTCATGCTTTTTCTCTCCTTTTCATTTGACTGACAAAAATCGCGCTGCCGACACCTCAATCAGGACTCGGCGACATGCGATGTTTTACGGGCGATATTTTTATGAGAAAAACACTGTTATTCCAAAGAAAAACAGCGCCCTTCCCCTGTTGAATTATGCATTCAACAGTCTGCTTTTATGCCATGAGGTCAGCCGAGTGTCAAGCGGGAATAGAGTTGATCAGGGCAATTGCATAAAGTCTGCTTAAACCTATAAACAGCGATTGAACTGCCATATATGCCGTAATACACTGATTTTGTGTAAGAACATGGAAAGGAGACATTCACCAAATAGGCGAGGCAAAGCGCAAGGCAAAAATGACGCCCTAGCAGCCTGTCGGACTTAAAACACTTGGGGCAATAAGCCACCCTCCTCAGCGTGTATTTGCACAATTAATAGGCATATTTCGCTGTTTTTTTACTCTATTTCCATCATTTTTCGCCTATTTCACCCACTTTGGACGCAATTCTGGCGCAATATGGCCATTCGTTTCAAATTCCACGCCAGGCACACCAGCGTCCATTCGTGACCAACCTTCTCCAGACCCCGCAACATGAACTGGCGAAACCCCATCACCGATTCGATAATGCCGAACACCGGCTCCACCGTTTGCTTGCGTAGCGCATAGCTCGCCTTGCCTGCCTGAGTCTTGAGCGTGTGCTTCATTGTCTCGACCGGGGTGGCGTTTGTCGGCAGGGGATCGGGTTCACTGAAGTGTTCTTTCCAGCCGGGATGATGTGCATCCCGGCCGATGGAGATCAGCGGTTCAACTTCCGCCTCGATGCAGGCATTGACGTTCTGCTCGCTGAAGTAGCCGGTATCCGCCAGCAATATCTCGGGCGCGTTCATGCCTTCTGGCAAGGCTCCTATCTTGCCCAGTGCAGGTTGGATCTGTTGCTTGTCGTTGGGGACCTGGGTGATATAGGGGACGATGACCAGCATGGACCGATAGTGCCGCCGTGCTCGGTATACATTTTGGGACATCCCTGCCCCAAAATGCCCGCGCTCGGCGGCAGCCATGCCTTCGGCAGCCCGGACCGTCCTGCGTCCGCAGCGGCGCGCTACTACGCAGCGCACCACAGCTACCACAATGACTCTACGCCTGTCGTTGGCATCCCATTTTGTCTACGCCTGCGCTCTCGCGCAGACTCCGATAAAACAGGACGCCCTAGGCTATCCCTGTCTCTTGATCACATTTCATATGAGAGCTATCTTGTAACCCTCTGAGGCAAAAGGAGCGTTCGGTTGCAATGATACCCAAGGATGAGATGGAATGGTCACGACGGATGTTTGGCGACTGTGAACTAGGCGGCGCACGGGGCGCTTGGTGGACGTGGCGGCACTCATGTCGAAGCAGATGGGCCGTTCACTGGCGAAGAGCTGCCAGGGCGATGGCGCGGCATTATTGGGCGGCTACCGATTGCTGCGTAACGACGGTGTGAAACCGGAAGCCATCCGAGAGGGTAGCTTCGCCAGCGTAGCGCGGCACGCCCAAGCGCATGCGTTGTTGCTGGCCGTGGAAGACACCACCAGCGTGAGCTATACGCATGCGGTGGAGGGCGAGCTGGGCATCACGAGCAACCAAAAAGACGCGAAGCGCAAAGGCTTTCAGGTGCATTCGGTGCTGCTGCTGGATGCCGCTGGCGAAAATACCGTCGGGTTGATTGAGCAGAGTCACTGGTGTCGAAAGCGCAAAGACCACGGCAAGAAACACTCACGCAAGCAACGCGCCTATGAAGACAAGGAAAGCTACAAGTGGGAACAAGCTTCGGAGCGCACCGCCGAGCGTTTGGGCGCCACGATGGCGCGCACCATCTCGGTGTGTGATCGTGAATCCGACGTGTACGAGTACCTGGATTACAAGTTGCGGCACGCGCAGCGCTTTGTGATCCGGGCCAAGGTGGATCGACGCGTGCTGCACAGCGCGCACCCGCTGTTTGCGACGCTGGAACAGGATGCGGCGCGGTTGAGTTGTTATACGGTGAACGTCGTGCAGCGCGGAGGCCGCAAAGCGCGTCAAGCCACGGTGCATCTGCGCAGCCTGAGTCTGGAACTACACGCCCCGGCAGGGGGTGCCGGCTGCCGTGAGCCGTTAACCGTGAACGCGATTCTGGTTGAGGAGAAGGATGCACCGCCGGACGTGGAACCGTTACG
The sequence above is drawn from the Gammaproteobacteria bacterium genome and encodes:
- a CDS encoding rubredoxin, whose translation is MCVICGFVYDEAVGLPAEGIAPGTRWEDVPLTWRCPDCGAGKEDFEMMEI
- a CDS encoding c-type cytochrome translates to MRARLLGVSAAAVMLLGAGQASADLELAKASGCLACHSVEKKVVGPAWKDVAAKYKGNAGAKAELVAKVKAGGKGNWTAVTGGVPMPPYSPRVSDANIEKLVDFVLAL
- a CDS encoding IS4 family transposase, which encodes MSKQMGRSLAKSCQGDGAALLGGYRLLRNDGVKPEAIREGSFASVARHAQAHALLLAVEDTTSVSYTHAVEGELGITSNQKDAKRKGFQVHSVLLLDAAGENTVGLIEQSHWCRKRKDHGKKHSRKQRAYEDKESYKWEQASERTAERLGATMARTISVCDRESDVYEYLDYKLRHAQRFVIRAKVDRRVLHSAHPLFATLEQDAARLSCYTVNVVQRGGRKARQATVHLRSLSLELHAPAGGAGCREPLTVNAILVEEKDAPPDVEPLRWVLLTSELVGSADEARQVVRSLAPDCALRIITRRGRVAWEWKGNASKARRTWNGC